Proteins from a genomic interval of Niabella soli DSM 19437:
- a CDS encoding STAS domain-containing protein, whose translation MQVKIDTKEKFHVITPIEPALSATMTDGMAIALLPFLQNDVKNVVLDLQQVAAIDAAAAAKLLQIQQQFYENNASFVSCNLQKNVTAFLSEHELDDLLNIAPTESEAWDIVQMEEIERELLDTEDIEFSDTDD comes from the coding sequence ATGCAGGTCAAAATAGATACCAAAGAGAAATTTCACGTCATCACGCCAATTGAGCCCGCATTATCTGCTACTATGACAGATGGCATGGCAATAGCGTTGCTCCCTTTTTTACAAAACGATGTGAAAAATGTGGTGTTGGACCTGCAGCAGGTGGCAGCGATAGACGCCGCCGCAGCGGCCAAATTGCTGCAAATACAGCAACAATTCTACGAAAACAATGCTTCGTTTGTTTCCTGTAACCTGCAAAAGAACGTTACCGCATTTTTGTCAGAGCATGAACTGGACGACCTGCTGAATATAGCCCCCACCGAAAGCGAGGCCTGGGATATTGTGCAAATGGAAGAAATTGAAAGGGAATTATTAGACACCGAAGATATTGAATTCAGC